In one window of Paraflavitalea soli DNA:
- a CDS encoding succinate dehydrogenase cytochrome b subunit, producing the protein MKWSAFFTSSIGKKLVMSLTGIFLITFLVVHAGINACIFADLFDPTDDGEMFNRAAHFMGSSWVIRAAEIGLFAFIILHVVQGFMVEFQNRSRRGVGYQKTMGNKGSKWYSRSMGLLGTLLLLFLIMHISHFWVPSRITGLPEASYNPEHHDLFGKMALVFENPFIVILYILGCISLAYHLAHGFQSAFRTLGVYNKRYLALINGLGLGFSILIPLIFALMPISMHFQWVGLQN; encoded by the coding sequence ATGAAATGGTCTGCCTTCTTTACGTCCTCGATCGGCAAAAAACTGGTAATGAGTTTAACAGGTATTTTTCTGATCACCTTCCTGGTGGTCCATGCGGGGATCAATGCCTGCATTTTTGCCGACCTGTTTGATCCCACCGATGATGGTGAAATGTTTAACCGGGCAGCTCATTTTATGGGATCAAGCTGGGTGATCCGTGCCGCAGAAATTGGCCTGTTTGCGTTTATCATCCTGCACGTGGTACAGGGATTTATGGTGGAATTCCAGAATCGCAGCCGCCGTGGCGTAGGATACCAAAAGACTATGGGCAACAAAGGCAGCAAATGGTACAGCCGCTCCATGGGCTTGCTGGGCACCTTGTTGTTGTTGTTCCTGATCATGCACATTTCCCATTTCTGGGTACCTTCCCGCATTACGGGTTTGCCCGAAGCTTCTTATAATCCTGAGCACCATGACCTGTTTGGTAAAATGGCCCTGGTATTTGAGAACCCTTTCATTGTGATCCTGTATATACTGGGATGTATTTCCCTGGCTTATCACCTGGCACATGGTTTCCAGAGTGCTTTCAGGACCCTGGGCGTATACAACAAGCGTTACCTGGCCCTCATCAATGGCTTAGGTCTTGGATTTTCTATCCTGATCCCATTGATCTTCGCCCTGATGCCCATCAGCATGCATTTTCAGTGGGTAGGTTTACAGAACTAA
- a CDS encoding ABC-F family ATP-binding cassette domain-containing protein: MISVNNVTLSFGKRVLFDEVNLSFNKGNCYGVIGANGAGKSTFLKILSGEIEPNKGTVDITPGERMAVLNQNHFAFDESTVLNTVMMGHTKLWKVLLERDAIYAKEDFTEADGLRAGELEGEFGEMGGYTAESDAATLLSELGVEEEVHQTLMKDISGALKVRVLLAQALFGNPDILILDEPTNNLDVITISWLENFLASYENIVIVVSHDRHFLDSVCTHVADVDRQKIKIYTGNYTFWYESSQLAARQAGDKNKKMEEKRKDLMEFIARFSANASKSKQATSRKKALEKLVIEDITPSNRKYPGIIFKQLREVGNQILNVEKLSKSFDGRVLFGNASFTLNKGDKVAIVSDDQMAVTAFFEIINGQATADSGKYEWGTTVSKAYLPNDNSQFFTGQLNLMDWLRQYVPPHVTDVDEPFLRGFLGKMLFSGDEIMKKTSVLSGGEKVRCMISRMMLQDPNVVILDEPTNHLDLESIQAFNESMENFKGIVLITSHDHTFLQTVANRIIELTPTGVIDKLMTFDEYLEEKQARKLKVA, from the coding sequence ATGATATCGGTAAATAACGTAACACTCTCTTTTGGCAAACGGGTTTTGTTTGATGAAGTAAACCTTTCCTTCAACAAAGGCAATTGCTATGGTGTGATCGGCGCCAATGGTGCTGGTAAATCCACCTTTCTTAAAATATTGTCTGGCGAGATCGAGCCCAATAAAGGCACAGTAGACATCACGCCCGGTGAACGGATGGCTGTTCTGAATCAAAACCATTTTGCGTTTGATGAATCTACCGTATTGAATACTGTCATGATGGGGCATACCAAACTCTGGAAGGTATTGCTGGAGCGTGACGCTATTTATGCCAAAGAAGACTTTACTGAAGCCGATGGTCTCCGCGCCGGTGAGTTGGAAGGCGAATTTGGCGAAATGGGCGGTTATACTGCCGAGAGTGACGCGGCTACCTTGTTGAGCGAACTGGGTGTGGAAGAAGAAGTACATCAAACCCTGATGAAAGACATCAGCGGCGCCCTCAAAGTACGTGTGCTGCTGGCACAGGCACTGTTTGGCAATCCCGATATACTGATACTCGATGAGCCTACCAACAACCTTGACGTGATCACCATCTCCTGGCTGGAGAACTTCCTGGCGAGCTATGAAAATATTGTGATTGTAGTATCACACGACCGTCACTTCCTCGACTCCGTTTGTACACACGTAGCCGATGTGGATCGTCAGAAGATCAAGATCTATACCGGTAACTATACCTTCTGGTACGAGAGCAGCCAGCTGGCAGCCCGCCAGGCAGGCGACAAGAACAAGAAGATGGAAGAAAAGCGTAAAGACCTCATGGAGTTCATTGCACGATTCAGTGCCAACGCTTCCAAATCCAAACAGGCTACTTCCCGTAAGAAAGCCCTGGAGAAACTGGTTATCGAAGATATTACTCCTTCCAACCGTAAGTATCCTGGCATCATCTTCAAACAATTGCGTGAAGTAGGCAACCAGATATTGAATGTAGAAAAGCTTTCCAAGTCTTTCGATGGCCGTGTATTGTTTGGCAATGCCAGCTTCACTTTGAACAAAGGTGATAAAGTGGCTATCGTAAGCGATGACCAGATGGCCGTTACAGCTTTCTTTGAGATCATTAACGGACAAGCAACTGCCGATAGCGGCAAGTATGAATGGGGCACCACCGTATCCAAAGCATACCTGCCCAACGACAACTCACAATTCTTTACCGGCCAGCTCAACCTCATGGATTGGTTGCGTCAGTATGTACCCCCCCATGTAACCGATGTGGATGAACCCTTCCTGCGTGGCTTCCTGGGCAAGATGCTGTTCAGCGGCGATGAGATCATGAAGAAAACATCCGTATTGAGCGGAGGTGAAAAAGTACGTTGCATGATCAGTCGTATGATGTTGCAGGACCCCAATGTGGTGATCCTCGATGAGCCTACCAACCACCTCGACCTGGAATCTATCCAGGCTTTCAACGAAAGCATGGAAAACTTCAAGGGTATTGTACTGATCACTTCTCATGACCATACCTTCCTGCAAACAGTGGCCAACCGCATTATTGAATTAACACCCACAGGTGTTATCGATAAATTGATGACCTTCGATGAGTACCTGGAAGAAAAGCAGGCGCGTAAGCTGAAAGTAGCCTAA
- a CDS encoding VOC family protein, which produces MEYKVPSQTRIGHVHLKVSDLDKSLAFYRDLLGFEVMQRYGSQAVFISAGGYHHHIGLNTWYSRNAPPAPQKAPGLFHTAILYPTRKDLAIILKRLIGAQYPLTGMSDHGVSEAIYLDDPDGNGVELYWDKPKELWPLDAAGELQMVTEHLDVQGLLAEAE; this is translated from the coding sequence ATGGAATATAAAGTACCTTCTCAAACCCGCATCGGGCATGTACACCTCAAGGTGTCGGACCTGGACAAGTCGCTGGCCTTTTACCGCGACCTGCTGGGCTTTGAAGTAATGCAACGCTATGGTTCCCAGGCAGTTTTTATCTCTGCCGGCGGTTACCACCACCATATTGGCCTCAATACCTGGTACAGTCGCAATGCGCCTCCGGCGCCTCAAAAAGCGCCGGGCCTGTTTCATACGGCGATCCTGTATCCGACCCGTAAGGACCTGGCTATTATCCTTAAAAGGCTTATAGGGGCACAATATCCATTGACCGGTATGTCGGACCACGGCGTCTCAGAAGCCATTTACCTCGATGATCCTGATGGCAATGGGGTAGAGCTCTATTGGGATAAACCAAAAGAGCTATGGCCGTTGGATGCTGCCGGCGAGCTGCAGATGGTGACAGAGCACCTCGATGTGCAAGGCCTCCTGGCCGAAGCAGAATAA
- a CDS encoding S9 family peptidase, giving the protein MKIICLLLMAVWITACNQSSTTMQSYQWPKDIKTPVVAKEPKEFKAHGDVRTDEYYWLNQRDNAKVIDYLKAENAYLDTMMAGTKAFQEKLFAEMKGRIKEKDESLPFKSNGYWYYSRFEEGKQYPIFCRKKETLEAPEEIMLDQNQMAEGFKYYSIGGRSVSDNNELLAYTVDSVSRRLYGLRFKNLKTGEIYPETIANVEGNDLAWAADNKTFFYIKKDITTLLGYQVWRHVLGTDPKQDVLVYEEKDNRFYINVFRSKSKKYVGIVADMNQVSTEYRLLEAANPTGSFTVFQPRQDNFQYTLEHFNDKFYILTDWEAPNFRLMETPEGKTSKENWKEVIAHRKDVYLSTLTVFKNHLVLGEVKDALNQLRVINQTDKKDYYITFDEAVYTSFVNVNPDYNTNILRFSYASMTTPNSIYDYNMDSQQRELKKQTEVLGGFKKDEYTSERLWATACDGAKVPVSLVYKKGIKKDGSNPLLLYAYGSYGSSMAPGFNGNVISLLDRGFVYAIAHVRGGQEMGRQWYDDGHLFKKKNTFYDFIDVGEFLIKEKYTTKEHLYANGGSAGGLLMGAITNIRPDLWHGVVADVPFVDVITTMSDPSIPLTTGEYEEWGNPADSAEYFYMKSYSPYDNVEKKAYPNLLVTTGLHDSQVQYFEPAKWVAKLRELKTDNNVVLFKINMEAGHGGASGRFDYLKDVALRYAFFLALEGKTE; this is encoded by the coding sequence ATGAAAATTATATGCTTATTGCTGATGGCTGTATGGATCACAGCCTGTAATCAAAGTTCTACTACTATGCAATCGTATCAATGGCCCAAAGATATTAAGACCCCTGTTGTGGCAAAAGAGCCTAAAGAATTTAAAGCACATGGAGATGTGCGTACAGATGAATATTACTGGCTCAACCAGCGCGACAATGCCAAGGTAATAGATTACCTGAAAGCAGAGAATGCCTACCTCGACACCATGATGGCCGGCACCAAAGCCTTCCAGGAAAAACTCTTTGCCGAAATGAAAGGCCGCATCAAAGAGAAAGATGAATCATTGCCTTTCAAGAGCAATGGTTATTGGTATTACTCCCGGTTTGAAGAAGGGAAGCAATATCCTATTTTCTGCCGCAAGAAAGAAACACTCGAAGCGCCGGAAGAGATCATGCTCGACCAGAATCAAATGGCCGAAGGATTTAAGTATTACTCCATCGGTGGAAGGTCGGTCAGCGATAACAATGAACTGCTGGCCTATACTGTTGATTCTGTAAGCCGTCGCTTGTATGGGTTGCGGTTCAAAAACCTCAAAACAGGTGAGATCTATCCCGAGACAATTGCCAACGTAGAAGGCAACGACCTGGCATGGGCAGCAGACAACAAGACCTTCTTCTACATCAAAAAAGACATCACCACCTTATTGGGTTACCAGGTGTGGCGCCATGTGCTGGGCACCGATCCCAAACAGGATGTACTGGTATATGAAGAAAAGGACAACCGCTTTTACATTAATGTATTCCGCAGCAAATCAAAAAAATATGTAGGCATTGTAGCCGATATGAACCAGGTGTCTACAGAATACCGCCTCCTGGAAGCGGCCAATCCCACAGGTTCCTTCACTGTTTTCCAACCTAGGCAGGATAATTTCCAATATACACTTGAGCATTTCAATGACAAGTTCTATATACTCACAGATTGGGAAGCGCCCAATTTCAGACTGATGGAAACACCGGAAGGAAAGACCAGCAAAGAGAACTGGAAGGAAGTAATTGCTCATCGCAAAGATGTTTATCTGTCCACCCTCACCGTTTTTAAGAATCACCTGGTGTTGGGAGAAGTAAAAGATGCCCTCAATCAACTCAGGGTCATCAACCAAACCGACAAAAAGGATTATTACATAACATTTGATGAAGCAGTATATACCTCTTTCGTCAATGTAAATCCCGATTACAATACCAATATATTACGGTTTTCCTATGCCTCCATGACTACGCCCAATTCTATCTATGACTACAATATGGATAGCCAGCAGCGTGAGCTGAAGAAGCAGACCGAGGTATTAGGTGGCTTTAAGAAAGACGAATATACCTCCGAGCGTTTATGGGCTACTGCCTGTGATGGCGCCAAGGTACCTGTATCGTTGGTATACAAGAAAGGGATAAAGAAAGATGGCAGCAATCCGCTCTTGCTGTATGCCTATGGCTCTTATGGCTCCAGCATGGCCCCGGGTTTTAATGGTAATGTGATCAGCCTGCTTGATAGGGGATTTGTGTATGCCATCGCCCATGTGCGGGGCGGACAGGAAATGGGCCGGCAATGGTATGATGACGGACACCTGTTCAAAAAGAAGAATACTTTTTATGACTTCATTGATGTAGGCGAATTCCTCATCAAAGAAAAATACACTACCAAAGAGCACCTGTATGCCAATGGAGGCAGTGCCGGTGGCCTGTTGATGGGTGCAATTACCAATATTCGCCCCGATCTCTGGCATGGGGTAGTAGCCGATGTGCCGTTTGTGGATGTGATCACCACCATGTCCGATCCAAGCATTCCCCTTACCACGGGTGAATACGAAGAATGGGGCAATCCTGCCGACAGTGCAGAGTATTTCTACATGAAGTCCTATTCTCCCTACGATAATGTGGAGAAGAAAGCCTACCCCAACCTGTTGGTCACTACGGGCCTGCACGACTCACAGGTGCAATACTTTGAGCCGGCCAAATGGGTCGCCAAACTCCGGGAGTTGAAAACAGACAACAATGTAGTGCTGTTCAAGATCAATATGGAGGCAGGACATGGCGGCGCTTCAGGCCGTTTTGATTACCTGAAAGATGTGGCTTTGCGGTATGCCTTCTTCCTGGCACTGGAAGGGAAAACGGAATAG
- the accD gene encoding acetyl-CoA carboxylase, carboxyltransferase subunit beta, which produces MKQEEDFEANLAGEEGQSEETKSSWFKRIKKGILTSTAEKKETPEGLWSKCPECGYICTVTELRENIFVCPKCNYHHRIGSSEYFDIIFDEDQYEILYENIRSKDFLHFTDLKSYDKRLQETWAKTDITDSIRVARGTVKSLDMVIGCMDFEFIGGSLGSVMGERISRAADLCLEHRIPLMIICKSGGARMMESAFSLMQLAKVSGKLSQLTDAGIPYISLLTDPSFGGISASFGMLGDLNIAEPGALIGFAGPRVIKETIKKDLPEGFQRSEFLLEHGFLDFIVHRKELKDKLATVLSLFKN; this is translated from the coding sequence ATGAAGCAAGAAGAGGATTTTGAGGCCAATCTGGCAGGAGAAGAAGGACAAAGTGAAGAGACAAAAAGCAGTTGGTTCAAAAGGATCAAGAAGGGGATTCTCACCAGTACCGCCGAAAAAAAAGAAACACCTGAAGGACTCTGGAGCAAATGCCCGGAATGCGGTTATATATGTACAGTAACGGAGCTCCGGGAGAATATTTTTGTTTGTCCCAAATGCAATTACCATCACCGTATTGGCAGTTCAGAGTATTTCGACATCATTTTTGATGAAGACCAGTACGAAATTCTCTATGAGAACATCCGTTCCAAAGATTTCCTGCACTTTACGGACCTGAAATCATACGACAAACGCCTGCAGGAAACCTGGGCCAAAACGGATATTACAGACTCTATCCGCGTAGCCAGGGGCACGGTGAAGTCATTGGACATGGTGATCGGCTGTATGGATTTTGAATTCATTGGCGGTTCGCTGGGCAGTGTAATGGGTGAACGTATCTCCCGGGCTGCCGACTTGTGCCTGGAGCATCGCATCCCGCTGATGATCATTTGTAAATCGGGTGGCGCGCGGATGATGGAAAGCGCTTTTTCGTTGATGCAACTGGCCAAGGTATCGGGTAAGCTATCGCAACTTACCGATGCCGGTATTCCTTATATCTCTTTACTGACGGACCCCTCCTTCGGAGGTATTTCAGCTTCCTTTGGTATGCTGGGCGATCTGAATATCGCAGAACCAGGGGCCCTCATAGGTTTTGCCGGTCCCCGGGTAATCAAGGAAACGATCAAAAAAGACCTGCCGGAAGGTTTCCAACGCAGTGAATTCCTGCTGGAACATGGTTTCCTCGATTTCATTGTGCACCGCAAAGAGTTAAAAGATAAACTGGCTACTGTACTTTCATTGTTTAAAAACTAA
- the smpB gene encoding SsrA-binding protein SmpB — MSISNKSAYHEFFIEDKYDAGLVLMGTEVKSLRAGRASFNDSYCYFQKGELWIKSLHIAEYSHGIGNNHNPVRERKLLLQKKELRKIEAKVKEKGYTIVPLKIFFNEGGLAKMEIGLGKGKKLYDKRETIKQRDNDRELKRYMK; from the coding sequence ATGTCAATCAGCAACAAATCGGCCTATCATGAGTTTTTCATCGAAGACAAATACGATGCAGGACTTGTATTGATGGGAACGGAGGTTAAATCGCTCCGGGCCGGCCGGGCCAGCTTCAATGATAGCTATTGCTATTTTCAGAAAGGGGAACTCTGGATCAAAAGCCTCCACATTGCAGAATATTCTCATGGAATAGGCAATAACCACAACCCGGTACGTGAAAGAAAGCTGCTGCTTCAAAAGAAGGAATTGCGTAAAATTGAGGCCAAGGTCAAGGAAAAGGGATATACCATCGTTCCCCTGAAGATCTTCTTTAATGAAGGCGGACTGGCTAAAATGGAAATTGGCCTGGGTAAGGGTAAAAAGCTGTATGATAAGCGTGAGACCATCAAACAACGGGACAATGACCGTGAGCTGAAAAGATATATGAAGTAG
- a CDS encoding succinate dehydrogenase/fumarate reductase iron-sulfur subunit yields MEHYNMNLTLKVWRQKNKDDRGQFETYQVKNVSSEMSFLEMFDVLNEELIREGKDPITFDHDCREGICGACSMYIDGRPHGPWQANTTCQLHMRAYKDGDTIVVEPWRAKAFPVIKDLMVDRTAFDRIIQAGGYISVNTGNPVDANAIPIEKDKADLAFANAACIGCGACVAACKNSSASLFLSAKVSHLALLPQGDPERKDRALNMIAQMDKEGFGGCTNTGACEAVCPKEISISNIARLNSEYLRAGLTIDK; encoded by the coding sequence ATGGAGCATTATAACATGAATCTGACCCTCAAGGTCTGGAGACAAAAGAATAAGGATGACAGGGGACAATTTGAAACCTACCAGGTGAAAAATGTTTCGTCGGAAATGTCCTTTCTGGAGATGTTCGACGTCCTCAACGAAGAACTTATTCGGGAAGGGAAAGATCCCATCACTTTTGACCATGATTGCCGGGAAGGGATTTGCGGCGCCTGCTCTATGTATATTGATGGTCGTCCACATGGTCCCTGGCAAGCCAACACTACCTGCCAGCTGCACATGCGGGCCTATAAAGATGGCGATACCATCGTGGTAGAACCCTGGAGGGCAAAAGCCTTCCCCGTGATCAAAGACCTGATGGTAGACCGTACCGCTTTTGACCGCATCATCCAGGCGGGTGGTTATATCTCCGTAAATACCGGTAACCCAGTGGATGCCAATGCCATTCCCATTGAAAAAGACAAGGCCGATCTGGCATTTGCCAATGCAGCCTGTATCGGTTGCGGCGCCTGCGTAGCAGCTTGTAAGAACAGCTCTGCCAGCTTATTCTTATCAGCCAAAGTAAGTCACCTGGCTTTACTGCCCCAAGGTGATCCTGAACGTAAGGACCGTGCGTTGAACATGATCGCTCAAATGGACAAAGAAGGATTTGGTGGTTGTACCAATACCGGCGCCTGCGAAGCCGTATGTCCCAAAGAGATATCCATCAGCAATATCGCCCGCCTCAACAGCGAATACCTGCGGGCTGGCCTCACCATCGATAAGTAA
- a CDS encoding fumarate reductase/succinate dehydrogenase flavoprotein subunit: MLNSKIPAGPLETKWTDYKGHCKLVNPANKRNLEIIIIGTGLAGASAAAALGELGYKVKTFCFQDSPRRAHSIAAQGGINAAKNYQNDGDSVFRLFYDTVKGGDYRAREGNVHRLAEVSANIIDQCVAQGVPFAREYGGLLSNRSFGGTQVQRTFYAAGQTGQQLLIGAYQALERQVALGNVIQYSRHEMLDIVKIDGKARGIIARDLITGELQRHFGHAVLLCTGGYGNVFYLSTNAMGSNVTAAWKAHVKGAFFGNPCYTQIHPTCIPVSGDHQSKLTLMSESLRNDGRIWVPKQKGDSRRADEIPEEERDYYLERRYPAFGNLVPRDVASRAAKERCDAGYGVGTSKQAVYLDYADAIERYGKIECRKLGINNPDAATVRKHGVAVVKEKYGNLFDMYEKITGENPYQIPMRIYPAVHYTMGGLWVDYELMTTVPGLYCLGEANFSDHGANRLGASALMQGLADGYFVIPYTIGNYLADEIRTKAIPTTDAAFVETENAVKARIEKLMGIKGKQTVESFHKRLGKIMWEKCGMARNEKGLQEAIVEIQQLKKEFWSDVRIPGIINEMNPELDKANRVADFIELGELMCKDALNRRESCGGHFREESQTDEGEALRDDNNFQYVAAWEYKADSQWELHKENLEFEVAKPTQRSYK; encoded by the coding sequence ATGTTGAATTCAAAAATTCCTGCCGGTCCTTTAGAAACCAAGTGGACAGATTATAAAGGTCATTGCAAGCTGGTAAATCCAGCCAATAAGCGTAATCTGGAGATCATTATTATAGGTACTGGATTGGCCGGAGCTTCGGCAGCGGCAGCACTCGGTGAGCTGGGTTATAAAGTAAAAACCTTTTGCTTCCAGGATTCTCCCCGCAGGGCGCACTCCATTGCTGCACAAGGCGGTATCAATGCAGCCAAGAACTATCAGAATGATGGCGACTCCGTTTTCCGTTTGTTTTATGATACCGTAAAAGGTGGTGACTACCGCGCCCGTGAAGGGAATGTGCATCGCCTGGCCGAAGTGAGCGCCAATATTATTGATCAATGCGTGGCCCAGGGGGTTCCCTTTGCCCGCGAATATGGTGGTTTGCTCAGCAACCGTTCATTCGGCGGTACACAGGTACAAAGAACTTTTTATGCTGCCGGTCAAACCGGTCAGCAATTACTCATAGGCGCTTACCAGGCTTTGGAGCGTCAGGTAGCGTTGGGCAACGTAATACAATACTCCCGCCATGAAATGCTGGATATTGTAAAGATCGACGGCAAGGCCAGAGGCATCATTGCCCGCGACCTCATCACCGGTGAGCTGCAGCGCCATTTTGGTCATGCCGTATTACTGTGTACCGGTGGTTATGGCAACGTTTTCTACCTCTCTACCAATGCCATGGGCAGCAATGTAACCGCTGCCTGGAAAGCCCACGTGAAAGGCGCATTTTTTGGTAACCCCTGCTATACACAGATCCACCCCACCTGCATACCTGTAAGTGGTGATCACCAGTCCAAGCTGACCCTCATGTCCGAAAGCTTGCGTAATGACGGTCGTATCTGGGTGCCCAAACAAAAAGGCGATAGCCGCCGGGCCGATGAAATTCCGGAAGAAGAAAGAGATTACTACCTCGAAAGAAGATACCCGGCCTTCGGTAACCTGGTACCCCGTGACGTAGCTTCCCGGGCCGCCAAAGAACGTTGTGATGCAGGATATGGCGTAGGAACTTCCAAGCAGGCCGTATACCTCGATTATGCAGATGCTATTGAACGTTATGGAAAGATAGAATGCCGCAAACTGGGTATCAACAATCCCGATGCAGCAACCGTACGTAAGCATGGTGTTGCCGTGGTGAAAGAGAAATATGGTAATCTCTTCGATATGTACGAAAAGATCACCGGTGAGAATCCCTACCAAATACCCATGCGTATTTATCCTGCCGTGCACTATACCATGGGTGGCTTGTGGGTGGATTATGAACTGATGACCACTGTACCTGGTTTATATTGCCTGGGTGAGGCTAACTTCAGCGACCACGGTGCGAACCGCCTGGGCGCTTCTGCCCTGATGCAGGGATTGGCTGATGGATATTTTGTAATTCCTTATACCATTGGTAACTACCTGGCCGATGAGATCCGCACCAAAGCGATTCCCACTACTGATGCTGCTTTTGTAGAAACAGAAAATGCAGTGAAGGCCCGCATTGAAAAACTGATGGGCATTAAAGGAAAGCAAACCGTGGAAAGTTTCCATAAACGCCTCGGTAAGATCATGTGGGAGAAGTGTGGCATGGCCCGCAATGAAAAAGGTCTCCAGGAAGCCATTGTAGAAATACAACAACTCAAGAAAGAGTTCTGGAGCGATGTACGCATCCCCGGTATCATCAATGAAATGAATCCCGAGCTGGATAAAGCCAACCGCGTAGCTGACTTTATTGAACTAGGTGAGCTGATGTGTAAAGATGCACTCAACCGCAGAGAAAGCTGTGGTGGTCACTTCCGCGAAGAATCACAAACCGACGAAGGGGAAGCACTGCGCGATGACAACAACTTCCAGTACGTGGCTGCCTGGGAATACAAAGCCGATAGCCAGTGGGAGTTGCACAAAGAGAATTTGGAATTTGAAGTGGCCAAGCCAACTCAACGTTCTTATAAATAA